The following are encoded in a window of Prochlorococcus marinus str. MIT 1013 genomic DNA:
- a CDS encoding ArsJ-associated glyceraldehyde-3-phosphate dehydrogenase → MRIGINGFGRIGRLVLRALWGRENIEITHINDPLGDAKGAAHLLEFDSVHGRWNKAISNDQNNLSIEDQPISFSNESDFIKVPWQEKGIELILECSGKFKTPQTLNPYFDTLGMKRVVVACPVKGEIQGEDALNIVYGINHDLYEPNKHRLVTAASCTTNCLAPVVKVVNQTFGIKHGSITTLHDLTNTQVIVDSFKPDLRRARSGSQSLIPTTTGSAKAIGMIFPELQGKLNGHAVRVPLLNGSLTDAVFELEKEVTKEEVNHVFKEASEGELKGILGYEEKPLVSIDYVNDSRSSIIDALSTMVVNKTQLKVYIWYDNEWGYSCRMADLVCHVINLEKG, encoded by the coding sequence ATGCGAATCGGTATTAATGGTTTCGGTCGAATAGGACGACTTGTTCTGAGAGCCCTCTGGGGCAGAGAAAATATCGAGATTACACATATCAACGATCCATTGGGTGATGCAAAGGGAGCTGCGCATTTACTTGAATTTGATTCAGTACATGGTCGTTGGAACAAAGCAATAAGCAACGACCAAAACAACCTGAGTATTGAAGATCAACCAATATCTTTTTCAAATGAAAGCGATTTTATAAAAGTCCCATGGCAGGAAAAAGGAATAGAACTAATTCTCGAATGTTCAGGAAAATTCAAAACCCCTCAAACATTAAATCCATATTTCGATACTCTTGGAATGAAAAGAGTTGTCGTTGCATGCCCTGTTAAAGGTGAAATACAGGGAGAGGATGCTCTAAATATCGTCTACGGTATTAATCATGATTTATATGAGCCCAATAAACATCGCTTAGTAACAGCAGCATCCTGCACAACTAATTGCTTAGCTCCAGTCGTGAAGGTCGTTAATCAAACCTTTGGTATTAAGCATGGAAGCATCACTACACTCCATGACCTAACCAATACACAGGTAATCGTTGATTCATTTAAGCCAGATTTAAGAAGAGCCAGAAGCGGATCACAAAGCTTAATTCCAACAACGACAGGATCAGCAAAAGCGATAGGGATGATATTCCCTGAATTACAAGGAAAATTAAATGGTCATGCAGTTCGAGTTCCTCTTCTCAATGGATCTTTAACTGATGCTGTATTTGAATTAGAGAAAGAGGTCACGAAAGAAGAAGTCAATCATGTGTTCAAAGAAGCCTCTGAAGGAGAGCTAAAAGGAATACTTGGTTACGAAGAAAAACCACTTGTATCAATCGATTATGTCAATGACTCGAGAAGTTCAATCATTGATGCTCTCTCAACCATGGTGGTCAATAAAACTCAACTGAAAGTCTATATTTGGTATGACAATGAATGGGGTTATAGCTGTCGAATGGCAGATCTCGTTTGCCATGTCATAAATCTCGAAAAAGGCTAA
- a CDS encoding DUF3764 family protein has translation MLETTVCTFDVNVPYDEWVKKFDIDEAPARSAKGIKVIFRGVSKDNPEKAIVVVQALEGVLGKHIQENIEIFEKNGAVMSTAEPSLWS, from the coding sequence ATGCTTGAAACAACTGTATGTACATTTGATGTGAATGTACCTTACGATGAATGGGTGAAAAAGTTTGACATCGACGAGGCTCCAGCCAGATCAGCAAAAGGAATAAAGGTGATTTTCAGAGGTGTCAGCAAAGATAATCCTGAAAAAGCGATCGTTGTAGTTCAAGCTTTAGAAGGTGTCTTAGGAAAACATATACAAGAGAACATTGAAATATTTGAAAAAAATGGTGCAGTCATGAGTACGGCAGAACCTAGTCTCTGGTCTTGA
- a CDS encoding TIGR02450 family Trp-rich protein: protein MRWPPNAAWTSAVKREGYRHFEVKSYGGKKDERWVELFPVNNNEILIRVPWSELKTYSKWTSGWLQLPKDEDCDGN from the coding sequence ATGAGATGGCCACCGAATGCAGCTTGGACCTCAGCCGTAAAAAGAGAAGGTTATCGACATTTTGAAGTTAAAAGCTATGGAGGCAAAAAAGATGAACGGTGGGTAGAACTATTTCCAGTTAACAACAACGAAATTCTTATAAGAGTTCCATGGTCGGAATTAAAAACATATTCAAAGTGGACGAGTGGATGGCTTCAGTTGCCAAAAGATGAAGATTGCGATGGCAACTAA
- a CDS encoding high light inducible protein, protein MTPEAEKFNGWMAMIGFIAAFGAYATTGQIIPGIF, encoded by the coding sequence GTGACTCCAGAAGCAGAAAAGTTTAATGGTTGGATGGCAATGATCGGCTTTATTGCTGCTTTCGGTGCTTACGCAACAACAGGTCAAATCATTCCAGGTATTTTTTAG
- a CDS encoding ArsR/SmtB family transcription factor, with translation MATATKSEVVLENAMARKLLKALSDPLRLQIIESLSGGERCVCDLINEIGLAQSKISFHLKVLKDAGLITDRQTGRWVYYQLNIDSLNSLQDWIELLKESSQQASQACK, from the coding sequence ATGGCCACAGCGACAAAGAGCGAAGTAGTTCTTGAAAATGCAATGGCCAGGAAATTGCTAAAAGCTTTGTCTGATCCATTGCGATTGCAAATCATTGAGTCTCTTTCAGGAGGAGAACGATGTGTTTGTGATTTGATTAATGAAATTGGATTGGCGCAATCGAAAATATCTTTTCATTTAAAAGTTTTAAAAGACGCAGGTTTGATTACCGATAGGCAAACTGGTAGATGGGTTTATTACCAATTGAATATTGACTCATTAAATTCTTTGCAAGATTGGATTGAACTGTTAAAAGAAAGTTCGCAACAAGCATCGCAAGCTTGTAAATAA
- the arsJ gene encoding organoarsenical effux MFS transporter ArsJ yields the protein MRLTALQQYGIVTTNYWAFTLTDGALRMLVIFHFHSLGYTTLEIAFLFLFYEFFGVITNLYGGWIGARYGLRLTLWVGTLLQIGALLMLIPVSSGWSKLLSVIYVMVAQAISGIAKDLNKMSAKSAIKTVVPDSSEEDGGNNQLFKWVAILTGSKNALKGVGFFLGGLLLTSFGFNKAVELMAIGLGLSFLMTLILPGDIGKMKNKPIFKDLFSKSQGINVLSFARFFLFGARDVWFVVALPVFLETYLNWNFSEIGAFLGLWVIGYGFIQAFAPSLRNLWGNKTSPGVSSVQFWSAALTAIPALIAIALWRQSNPEIAITAGLILFGFIFAMNSSIHSYMVLAYTDKENVSLNVGFYYMANAAGRLIGTLLSGVLFMLGANASIGMQLCLWCSSLFVFISLLTSLRLPPVSNTKAIKNS from the coding sequence ATGCGATTAACTGCATTGCAACAATATGGAATAGTAACTACCAACTATTGGGCATTCACACTGACAGATGGTGCTCTAAGAATGCTAGTGATTTTTCACTTTCATAGCCTTGGATATACAACATTAGAAATTGCATTCCTATTCCTTTTCTATGAGTTCTTTGGCGTCATCACTAATCTCTATGGAGGTTGGATAGGAGCAAGATATGGATTACGTCTAACACTTTGGGTAGGAACTCTTTTACAAATCGGCGCCTTATTGATGTTGATACCCGTTTCAAGTGGTTGGTCGAAACTTTTGAGTGTCATTTATGTCATGGTTGCTCAAGCGATTAGTGGTATAGCAAAAGATCTCAATAAGATGAGTGCTAAAAGTGCCATCAAAACTGTCGTTCCAGACTCCTCAGAAGAAGATGGTGGAAATAATCAATTATTTAAATGGGTAGCTATCTTAACTGGTTCAAAAAATGCACTCAAAGGAGTTGGATTCTTTCTTGGTGGACTTTTGCTTACAAGTTTTGGATTTAATAAAGCAGTTGAATTAATGGCTATCGGTTTAGGTCTGTCATTTCTAATGACATTAATTTTGCCTGGAGATATTGGAAAGATGAAAAACAAACCAATCTTTAAAGACTTATTTTCTAAATCTCAAGGGATCAATGTCCTCTCTTTTGCACGCTTTTTTCTCTTTGGGGCAAGAGACGTATGGTTCGTCGTTGCACTACCTGTTTTTCTTGAAACGTATCTAAATTGGAATTTTTCTGAGATTGGAGCTTTTCTAGGATTGTGGGTTATTGGTTATGGTTTTATTCAAGCGTTTGCGCCCTCTTTAAGAAATTTATGGGGAAATAAAACAAGCCCAGGAGTTTCTTCTGTTCAATTCTGGAGCGCTGCCTTAACTGCAATACCAGCGCTAATAGCAATAGCACTATGGAGACAAAGCAATCCAGAAATAGCAATTACAGCTGGATTGATATTATTTGGGTTCATATTTGCAATGAACTCATCAATACATTCATATATGGTTCTTGCTTATACGGACAAGGAAAACGTGAGTCTAAACGTAGGCTTCTATTACATGGCAAATGCGGCAGGGAGACTGATTGGTACTCTCCTATCAGGAGTTTTATTCATGCTTGGAGCTAATGCCTCTATAGGAATGCAACTATGTTTATGGTGTTCAAGCCTATTTGTATTTATCTCATTGTTGACTAGTTTACGACTACCTCCAGTATCAAATACAAAAGCTATAAAAAATTCCTAA
- the pstS gene encoding phosphate ABC transporter substrate-binding protein PstS, whose product MTFAKKALIFTSLLAVGAGMSANAASRLSGAGASFPAKIYTRWFSDLAKEGGPRVNYQAVGSGSGRKAFIDETVNFGASDDPMKATDIAKVTRGLVQIPMVGGTIAFGYNYDCDLKLTQEQAVRVAMGKISNWKEVGCPAGKMTWAHRSDGSGTTKAFSNSMQAFSKTWNLGTGKSIAWPAGVGGKGNAGVAGVIRNTPGAIGYVNQSYIRGVIKPAALQNLSGEFLKPTTEAGAKALNGIKLDKNLAGKNPNPKAKGAYPIATLTWILAYETGNGRNTKAVQESLNYLLSDKAQAKAPSLGFVPLKGDILAKSRAAVKRIGK is encoded by the coding sequence ATGACCTTCGCTAAGAAGGCCCTCATCTTTACTTCTTTGCTTGCAGTGGGCGCAGGCATGTCCGCAAATGCGGCTAGTCGTCTTAGTGGAGCAGGTGCATCCTTTCCCGCTAAAATCTACACTCGTTGGTTTTCTGATTTAGCTAAAGAAGGTGGACCTCGAGTCAACTATCAAGCTGTTGGTTCAGGTTCTGGCCGTAAAGCTTTCATTGATGAAACCGTTAACTTCGGTGCTTCTGATGATCCAATGAAAGCAACAGATATTGCAAAAGTTACTCGTGGATTAGTCCAAATCCCAATGGTTGGTGGAACAATCGCCTTTGGATACAACTATGACTGCGATCTTAAACTTACTCAAGAGCAAGCTGTTCGCGTTGCTATGGGTAAAATCTCAAATTGGAAAGAAGTTGGTTGTCCTGCAGGGAAAATGACATGGGCACATCGCTCTGATGGCTCCGGTACAACCAAGGCTTTTTCAAACTCTATGCAAGCTTTCTCTAAGACATGGAATTTAGGAACAGGTAAATCTATTGCTTGGCCTGCTGGTGTTGGTGGAAAAGGTAACGCAGGTGTTGCAGGCGTAATTCGTAATACTCCTGGTGCAATTGGTTATGTAAACCAGTCATATATTAGAGGTGTAATTAAACCTGCCGCTCTTCAAAATTTATCTGGTGAGTTTTTAAAGCCAACAACAGAAGCAGGAGCAAAAGCTCTTAATGGTATAAAACTAGATAAAAATTTAGCTGGTAAAAATCCTAACCCAAAAGCTAAGGGTGCATATCCAATCGCTACGCTTACATGGATTCTTGCTTACGAGACTGGTAATGGTAGAAATACTAAAGCCGTCCAAGAATCACTTAACTACCTGCTAAGTGATAAAGCCCAGGCTAAGGCTCCCTCTCTTGGATTTGTACCTCTTAAAGGTGATATTCTTGCCAAGTCTCGTGCTGCGGTTAAGCGTATTGGTAAATAA
- a CDS encoding high light inducible protein, with translation MFATQVQTQLVENYSSYPEEAEKTNGRWAMIGMIALLGAYITTGQIIPGIF, from the coding sequence ATGTTTGCTACCCAAGTACAAACTCAATTAGTTGAAAACTATTCCAGCTATCCCGAAGAAGCGGAAAAGACCAATGGCCGTTGGGCAATGATAGGAATGATTGCTTTACTAGGCGCTTATATCACTACTGGACAAATTATTCCTGGCATATTTTAA
- a CDS encoding alternative oxidase — protein MKDFNSFVLDFSVSILDRIYEGRPIQRFWVLEVIARAPYFAFLSVLHLQESLGLKTPLSNKLMKAHFYQAINETEHLEEMESRSGNRYWVDRFLARHLVLFYYWVMVFYYLLSPSNAYDINIKIEEHAYETYAKYLTVNPNDQRIREIAQDEINHANELKEAIALIS, from the coding sequence ATGAAAGATTTTAATTCATTTGTTTTAGATTTTAGTGTAAGTATTCTTGATCGGATCTACGAAGGTAGACCGATTCAACGTTTTTGGGTTCTTGAGGTAATTGCTAGAGCACCTTATTTTGCATTCTTATCAGTTTTGCATTTACAAGAGTCGCTTGGCCTAAAGACTCCTTTAAGCAACAAGCTCATGAAGGCTCATTTTTACCAAGCAATCAATGAGACGGAGCATTTAGAAGAGATGGAATCACGAAGCGGCAATAGATATTGGGTTGATCGATTTCTTGCCAGGCATTTGGTGCTCTTCTATTACTGGGTAATGGTTTTTTATTACTTACTATCGCCATCAAATGCATATGATATAAATATAAAAATTGAAGAGCATGCGTATGAAACTTATGCAAAGTATCTAACCGTTAATCCAAACGATCAGAGGATACGTGAAATTGCTCAAGATGAGATCAATCATGCGAACGAATTAAAAGAAGCAATTGCTTTGATAAGTTAA